From Chiloscyllium punctatum isolate Juve2018m chromosome 39, sChiPun1.3, whole genome shotgun sequence, one genomic window encodes:
- the LOC140464232 gene encoding platelet-derived growth factor subunit A-like isoform X4 has product MFPRKILSYSPGFKPMYKIGVPIRLGRHKGTNEQLGQKASNEGRSLSPLHLAITPEPSPQSQPRSKIAEYSKPAGCKTRIVTVEVPRYKVDPTSVGFLLWPSCVEIKRCSGCCNTKTYQCIPVHAYYKPFQIAKVTYRYGRNELTIHTVSIREHVSCNCTELARHQPRFPPKYYRQPTDNN; this is encoded by the exons ATGTTTCCCAGAAAGATCTTATCAT ATTCTCCTGGCTTCAAACCCATGTATAAAATAG gtGTGCCAATTAGGCTGGGGAGACACAAAGGTACTAATGAACAGCTTGGACAAAAGGCAAGCAATGAAGGACGCTCGCTCTCACCGCTTCACCTAGCAATAACGCCAGAACCATCACCACAGAGCCAACCAAGATCAAAAATAGCAG AATATTCAAAACCAGCTGGATGCAAAACACGAATAGTCACAGTAGAGGTTCCTCGATACAAAGTGGACCCAACTTCAGTGGGCTTCCTTCTGTGGCCTTCGTGTGTAGAGATAAAGCGCTGTTCTGGCTGTTGTAACACCAAAACCTATCAATGCATTCCCGTCCACGCATATTACAAGCCTTTTCAG ATAGCAAAGGTGACTTATCGATATGGTAGGAATGAGCTCACCATACACACTGTATCAATCAGAGAACATGTAAGTTGTAACTGCACAGAGCTGGCAAGACATCAACCAAG